From the Conger conger chromosome 14, fConCon1.1, whole genome shotgun sequence genome, one window contains:
- the LOC133110006 gene encoding DNA (cytosine-5)-methyltransferase 3B-like isoform X2: MSVTRRSSGRKRARKSPENWDSCSQSRSTITPSPPSVELLDQDQDSKDSAHSLDSPPPSRESSSSPTETASQPEYKDSKGFGVGELVWGKIKGFSWWPGIVVTWCVTGKRLATPGMRWLQWFGDGKFSEVSADKLYCITAFPKYFSQASYTRLASYRRAVFQALEMAGRRAGQVFPAGEQDSPEGQVKPMLEWAQSGFLPKGPEGVKPPTHSTENGSLSSQVLGAGLSEYFPPPKRQKPSVGGAKAGIEEVCTREQVVHEVLKGSRSIEEFCLSCGRTPVKTFHPLFEGGLCQACKDVYLETSYMYDDDGYQSYCTVCCGGREVLLCGNANCCRCFCVDCLDVLVGVGCSEQARALDPWRCYMCQPPQRYGALARRHDWTLKLQEFFISDNGQEFESAKIYPAVPAEQRRPIRVLSLFDGIATGYLVLKDLGFRVEEYIASEVCEDSISVGVVRHEGKIKHVHDVRNITRKDIADWGPFDLVIGGSPCNDLSIVNPARKGLFEGTGRLFFEFYRLLNASKPREGEDRPFFWLFENVVAMGVSDKRDISRFLECNPVMIDAIEVSAAHRARYFWGNLPGMNRPLCPSGTDKLQLQDCLEHSRVAKFGKVRTITTRSNSIKQGKDQHFPVIMNGKEDILWCTEMERIFGFPVHYTDVSNMGRGARQKLLGRSWSVPVIRHLFAPLKDYFACE; the protein is encoded by the exons atgAGTGTGACTCGGCGTTCCAGCGGAAGGAAGAGAGCCAGGAAGAGCCCAGAGAACTGGGACTCCTGCAGTCAG AGTCGTTCCACgattaccccctcccctccctctgtggagctgctggaccaggaccaggactccAAGGACTCCGCCCACAGCCttgactcaccccctcccagcCGTGAAtcttcctcctcccccacaGAGACCGCTAGCCAGCCAGAGTACAAG GACAGTAAGGGCTTCGGCGTGGGAGAGCTGGTGTGGGGGAAGATCAAAGGCTTCTCCTGGTGGCCGGGCATAGTGGTGACCTGGTGCGTCACCGGCAAGAGGCTGGCCACGCCCGGCATGCGCTGGCTCCAGTGGTTTGGAGACGGCAAGTTCTCAGAG GTCTCTGCCGATAAGCTGTACTGCATCACTGCTTTCCCCAAGTACTTCAGCCAGGCCTCGTACACCAGACTGGCATCCTACCGCCGGGcagtgttccaggccctggag ATGGCAGGCAGGCGTGCGGGCCAGGTGTTTCCCGCGGGCGAGCAGGACAGCCCAGAGGGGCAGGTGAAGCCCATGCTGGAGTGGGCTCAGAGTGGCTTCCTGCCCAAGGGCCCCGAGGGAGtcaaaccccccacccacagcaCAG AGAATGGCTCTCTGAGTTCCCAGGTCCTGGGGGCTGGTCTGTCTGAGTACTTCCCTCCCCCTAAGAGACAGAAGCCCAGCGTGGGCGGGGCCAAGGCCGGAATCGAGGAAGTCTGCaccagag AACAAGTGGTGCATGAAGTTTTGAAGGGCAGCAGGTCCATAGAAG AGTTTTGCCTGTCCTGTGGCAGGACCCCAGTGAAGACCTTCCACCCCCTGTTCGAGGGGGGGCTGTGCCAGGCCTGCAAG GACGTGTATTTAGAGACCTCCTACATGTATGATGATGACGGGTACCAGTCCTACTGCACGGTGTGCTGTGGGGGGCGTGAGGTGCTGCTCTGCGGGAACGCCAACTGCTGCAG gtgtttctgtgtggattgCCTGGACGTGCTGGTGGGCGTGGGCTGCTCAGAGCAGGCCCGGGCCCTGGACCCGTGGCGCTGCTACATGTGTCAGCCTCCACAGCGGTATGGCGCTCTCGCCCGCCGGCATGACTGGACCCTCAAACTGCAGGAGTTCTTCATCAGCGACAACGGACAGGAGTTT GAGAGTGCAAAGATCTACCCCGCTGTCCCAGCTGAGCAGAGACGGCCAATCAGAGTGCTCTCCCTGTTTGATGGCATTGCCACTG gctACTTGGTGCTGAAGGATCTAGGTTTTCGGGTGGAGGAGTACATCGCCTCTGAAGTGTGCGAGGACTCCATCTCCGTCGGGGTGGTGCGTCACGAGGGGAAGATCAAGCACGTGCACGACGTGCGGAACATCACCAGGAAGGAC ATCGCAGACTGGGGCCCGTTTGACCTGGTGATTGGAGGGAGCCCGTGTAATGACCTCTCCATCGTCAATCCTGCCAGGAAGGGTCTGTTCG AGGGCACCGGTCGGCTGTTCTTTGAGTTCTACCGGCTCCTGAACGCCAGCAagcccagggagggagaggaccGGCCGTTCTTCTGGCTGTTTGAGAATGTGGTTGCCATGGGGGTCAGCGACAAGAGAGACATCTCCCGCTTCCTCGAG tGTAATCCTGTGATGATCGATGCCATTGAAGTGTCAGCCGCTCACAGAGCCAGGTACTTCTGGGGGAACCTGCCGGGCATGAACAG GCCATTGTGTCCCTCTGGAACTGATAAGCTCCAGCTGCAGGACTGCCTGGAGCACAGCCGTGTggccaag ttTGGGAAGGTGAGGACCATCACCACACGTTCCAACTCCATTAAGCAGGGCAAAGATCAGCACTTTCCCGTCATCATGAACGGCAAGGAGGACATTCTGTGGTGCACAGAGATGGAAAG GATCTTCGGGTTCCCTGTGCACTACACGGACGTGTCCAACATGGGCCGCGGCGCCCGTCAAAAGCTGCTGGGTCGCTCCTGGAGTGTGCCAGTCATCCGCCACCTGTTCGCCCCCCTCAAGGACTACTTCGCCTGCGAATAG
- the LOC133110006 gene encoding DNA (cytosine-5)-methyltransferase 3B-like isoform X1 — translation MPLNEYSPSTIMAESDKMAATAVVLSDAAPVEGLCRSESEERTKRNSPLTAAEPPSTPSPKQGQDLDPTDMSVTRRSSGRKRARKSPENWDSCSQSRSTITPSPPSVELLDQDQDSKDSAHSLDSPPPSRESSSSPTETASQPEYKDSKGFGVGELVWGKIKGFSWWPGIVVTWCVTGKRLATPGMRWLQWFGDGKFSEVSADKLYCITAFPKYFSQASYTRLASYRRAVFQALEMAGRRAGQVFPAGEQDSPEGQVKPMLEWAQSGFLPKGPEGVKPPTHSTENGSLSSQVLGAGLSEYFPPPKRQKPSVGGAKAGIEEVCTREQVVHEVLKGSRSIEEFCLSCGRTPVKTFHPLFEGGLCQACKDVYLETSYMYDDDGYQSYCTVCCGGREVLLCGNANCCRCFCVDCLDVLVGVGCSEQARALDPWRCYMCQPPQRYGALARRHDWTLKLQEFFISDNGQEFESAKIYPAVPAEQRRPIRVLSLFDGIATGYLVLKDLGFRVEEYIASEVCEDSISVGVVRHEGKIKHVHDVRNITRKDIADWGPFDLVIGGSPCNDLSIVNPARKGLFEGTGRLFFEFYRLLNASKPREGEDRPFFWLFENVVAMGVSDKRDISRFLECNPVMIDAIEVSAAHRARYFWGNLPGMNRPLCPSGTDKLQLQDCLEHSRVAKFGKVRTITTRSNSIKQGKDQHFPVIMNGKEDILWCTEMERIFGFPVHYTDVSNMGRGARQKLLGRSWSVPVIRHLFAPLKDYFACE, via the exons atatgAGTGTGACTCGGCGTTCCAGCGGAAGGAAGAGAGCCAGGAAGAGCCCAGAGAACTGGGACTCCTGCAGTCAG AGTCGTTCCACgattaccccctcccctccctctgtggagctgctggaccaggaccaggactccAAGGACTCCGCCCACAGCCttgactcaccccctcccagcCGTGAAtcttcctcctcccccacaGAGACCGCTAGCCAGCCAGAGTACAAG GACAGTAAGGGCTTCGGCGTGGGAGAGCTGGTGTGGGGGAAGATCAAAGGCTTCTCCTGGTGGCCGGGCATAGTGGTGACCTGGTGCGTCACCGGCAAGAGGCTGGCCACGCCCGGCATGCGCTGGCTCCAGTGGTTTGGAGACGGCAAGTTCTCAGAG GTCTCTGCCGATAAGCTGTACTGCATCACTGCTTTCCCCAAGTACTTCAGCCAGGCCTCGTACACCAGACTGGCATCCTACCGCCGGGcagtgttccaggccctggag ATGGCAGGCAGGCGTGCGGGCCAGGTGTTTCCCGCGGGCGAGCAGGACAGCCCAGAGGGGCAGGTGAAGCCCATGCTGGAGTGGGCTCAGAGTGGCTTCCTGCCCAAGGGCCCCGAGGGAGtcaaaccccccacccacagcaCAG AGAATGGCTCTCTGAGTTCCCAGGTCCTGGGGGCTGGTCTGTCTGAGTACTTCCCTCCCCCTAAGAGACAGAAGCCCAGCGTGGGCGGGGCCAAGGCCGGAATCGAGGAAGTCTGCaccagag AACAAGTGGTGCATGAAGTTTTGAAGGGCAGCAGGTCCATAGAAG AGTTTTGCCTGTCCTGTGGCAGGACCCCAGTGAAGACCTTCCACCCCCTGTTCGAGGGGGGGCTGTGCCAGGCCTGCAAG GACGTGTATTTAGAGACCTCCTACATGTATGATGATGACGGGTACCAGTCCTACTGCACGGTGTGCTGTGGGGGGCGTGAGGTGCTGCTCTGCGGGAACGCCAACTGCTGCAG gtgtttctgtgtggattgCCTGGACGTGCTGGTGGGCGTGGGCTGCTCAGAGCAGGCCCGGGCCCTGGACCCGTGGCGCTGCTACATGTGTCAGCCTCCACAGCGGTATGGCGCTCTCGCCCGCCGGCATGACTGGACCCTCAAACTGCAGGAGTTCTTCATCAGCGACAACGGACAGGAGTTT GAGAGTGCAAAGATCTACCCCGCTGTCCCAGCTGAGCAGAGACGGCCAATCAGAGTGCTCTCCCTGTTTGATGGCATTGCCACTG gctACTTGGTGCTGAAGGATCTAGGTTTTCGGGTGGAGGAGTACATCGCCTCTGAAGTGTGCGAGGACTCCATCTCCGTCGGGGTGGTGCGTCACGAGGGGAAGATCAAGCACGTGCACGACGTGCGGAACATCACCAGGAAGGAC ATCGCAGACTGGGGCCCGTTTGACCTGGTGATTGGAGGGAGCCCGTGTAATGACCTCTCCATCGTCAATCCTGCCAGGAAGGGTCTGTTCG AGGGCACCGGTCGGCTGTTCTTTGAGTTCTACCGGCTCCTGAACGCCAGCAagcccagggagggagaggaccGGCCGTTCTTCTGGCTGTTTGAGAATGTGGTTGCCATGGGGGTCAGCGACAAGAGAGACATCTCCCGCTTCCTCGAG tGTAATCCTGTGATGATCGATGCCATTGAAGTGTCAGCCGCTCACAGAGCCAGGTACTTCTGGGGGAACCTGCCGGGCATGAACAG GCCATTGTGTCCCTCTGGAACTGATAAGCTCCAGCTGCAGGACTGCCTGGAGCACAGCCGTGTggccaag ttTGGGAAGGTGAGGACCATCACCACACGTTCCAACTCCATTAAGCAGGGCAAAGATCAGCACTTTCCCGTCATCATGAACGGCAAGGAGGACATTCTGTGGTGCACAGAGATGGAAAG GATCTTCGGGTTCCCTGTGCACTACACGGACGTGTCCAACATGGGCCGCGGCGCCCGTCAAAAGCTGCTGGGTCGCTCCTGGAGTGTGCCAGTCATCCGCCACCTGTTCGCCCCCCTCAAGGACTACTTCGCCTGCGAATAG